Sequence from the Candidatus Binatia bacterium genome:
TCGGTCTTGGGCAAGAATTCATGGAGCGGAGGATCGAGCGTTCTTATCGTCACCGGGCGCGCGCCCATGATGGCGAGAATGCCTTTGAAATCTTCCTTCTGCATCGGTAAGAGTTTCGCCAGTGCTTGCCGTCGGCCCGCCTGATCCTTTGCCAGAATCATTTCCTGAACTGCTCGAATCCGCTCGCCACCAAAAAACATATGTTCAGTGCGGCAAAGACCGATCCCTTCCGCTCCGAAGGCGACTGCAACGCGCGCCTGGTCCGGCTGGTCGGTATTTGTCCGAACGCCGATTTTTCGAACTGCGTCCGCCCATTTGATGAGCTTGGTAAACTGCTGATAAACGCGCGACTCTTTTGCGTCCAACGTCCCGGCGAGCAAAACCTGCAACACCTCGGACGGAAAGGTTTTGATCTCGCCCCGCATCACCTCCCCGGTCGTGCCGTCCACGGAGATCCAATCGCCTTCTTTCAAAACCGTATCCGCAACCCGCATCTCCCGCCGTCCATAGTCGACATGAATGGCCTCGCACCCTACCACGCACACCTTTCCCATCTGGCGAGCCACCAATGCCGCGTGCGAGGTCATGCCGCCGCGAGCGGTGAGAATTCCCTCGGCGGCGTCCATACCGCGGATATCGTCAGGGCTGGTCTCGACCCGGCAGAGGATCACCCGCTCGCCTCTTTTCTTCCATGCCTCGGCGTCCTCGGCATGAAAAACGACGCGGCCCGTGGCCGCGCCGGGTCCGGCGGGAAGCCCCTTGGCTAGGATACGTTTCTCGCGCCCTGCGTGTTCCTTGTCCGCCGGGTCGAAGATCGGACGCAGGAGCTGGTTCAACTGATCCGGCTCGATGCGTAGCAGCGCTTGCTCTTTGGAAATGGTTTTCTCATCCACCATATCGACCGCTATGCGCACCGCGGCAAAGCCGGTCCGCTTTCCGGTCCTGGTCTGGAGCATCCAGAGCTTGGCGTCCTCGATGGTGAATTCGATGTCCTGCATCTCCTTATAGTGCCGCTCCAGCAATTTGCACACGCGGTCAAGCTCTGCGTGGCTTTTCGGCATGACTTCCTTGAGCTCGGCGATGGGCCGCGGCGTGCGGATACCGGCCACAACGTCCTCCCCCTGGGCATTAACCAAGAACTCGCCGTAGAAACGTTTCTCACCCGTTGCGGGATCGCGCGTAAAGGCAACGCCCGTGGCGCAGGTCTCGCCCATGTTGCCGAAGACCATCGCCTGGACGCTGACCGCAGTGCCCCAATCGTGCGGGATGCGGTAAAGATCGCGATAGGCAATGGCGCGGTCGTTGTTCCACGAGCCGAAAACCGCTCCGATCGCGCCCCAGAGTTGCGCTTTGGGATCGTCGGGAAAATCTTGGCCGAGACGCTTTTTGATCTCCGCCTTATACTCGGCGACGAGTTGCTTGAGGTCGTCCGACGTCAGCTCGGTATCGAAGCGGACCCGGCGCGCTTCTTTTTTTCGCTCGAGGATGATTTCAAACGGATCGCGCTCTTTTTTGTCCGCCGGTTTGAGACCCATCACGACGTCGCCGTACATCTGCACGAAGCGGCGATAGGAATCGTAGGCAAAGCGGGGATTTTTCGTGCGCCGAACCAGACCCTGAACGGTTTCGTCGTTGAGACCCAGGTTCAAGACCGTGTCCATCATGCCCGGCATCGATTCCCGCGCGCCGGAGCGAACCGAAACGAGCAACGGATTGTCGCGATCGCCGAACTTTCTTCCCAGAATCCGCTCGACGCGGCCGAGCCCGCTGGCGATCTCATCGGCCAATCCCTTCGGATATTGCCGGCGATGATCGTAATAGTAAGTGCAAACCTCCGTGGTAATGGTAAAACCGGGCGGAACCGGAACTCCGATCCGCGTCATCTCATGCAACCCAGCTCCCTTGCCGCCCAGAAGCTCGCGCATGGCGGCCTTTCCCTCGGCTTTGCCGCCGCCAAAGAAGTAAACATATTTTTTTTTCTGTGCCATTTTTCCTCCGCCGTTAAACTCTCTCGATACGACTTATGACAGGTTTTTACAAGATAACCGTCGAAGCGCGGCCTTAGTCTGTCGAGAAGGCGTCA
This genomic interval carries:
- the ppdK gene encoding pyruvate, phosphate dikinase, with the translated sequence MAQKKKYVYFFGGGKAEGKAAMRELLGGKGAGLHEMTRIGVPVPPGFTITTEVCTYYYDHRRQYPKGLADEIASGLGRVERILGRKFGDRDNPLLVSVRSGARESMPGMMDTVLNLGLNDETVQGLVRRTKNPRFAYDSYRRFVQMYGDVVMGLKPADKKERDPFEIILERKKEARRVRFDTELTSDDLKQLVAEYKAEIKKRLGQDFPDDPKAQLWGAIGAVFGSWNNDRAIAYRDLYRIPHDWGTAVSVQAMVFGNMGETCATGVAFTRDPATGEKRFYGEFLVNAQGEDVVAGIRTPRPIAELKEVMPKSHAELDRVCKLLERHYKEMQDIEFTIEDAKLWMLQTRTGKRTGFAAVRIAVDMVDEKTISKEQALLRIEPDQLNQLLRPIFDPADKEHAGREKRILAKGLPAGPGAATGRVVFHAEDAEAWKKRGERVILCRVETSPDDIRGMDAAEGILTARGGMTSHAALVARQMGKVCVVGCEAIHVDYGRREMRVADTVLKEGDWISVDGTTGEVMRGEIKTFPSEVLQVLLAGTLDAKESRVYQQFTKLIKWADAVRKIGVRTNTDQPDQARVAVAFGAEGIGLCRTEHMFFGGERIRAVQEMILAKDQAGRRQALAKLLPMQKEDFKGILAIMGARPVTIRTLDPPLHEFLPKTEEEIIELAETTGVPVEELKSKVESLHEFNPMLGHRGCRLGISYPEITEMQARAIFEAACELRREGKNPFPEVMIPLVATRQELHLQREIVEKAAREVMKTHGVKVRYLVGTMIELPRACLFADEIAREAEFFSFGTNDLTQTCLGLSRDDAGKFLPSYVAQGIYPEDPFVSIDQGGVGELMRIGVEKGRKVKKKLEIGICGEHGGDPRSVTFCHEVGLDYVSCAAFRVPIAKLAAAQAALKR